Proteins from a single region of Vicinamibacteria bacterium:
- the lysX gene encoding lysine biosynthesis protein LysX has product MRVGFLHSLIRPDEKMLLAELGQRSNVETVMMDVRKLHFRLGEDAFPVDVVLERCINHSRAVHTMRLLESTGVTCVNTSKVGFTCGDKLLTSVALQEHRVPQPEVRVAFTEETAIEAIERCGYPVVLKPAVGSWGRMLSKVNDRDAAESLLEHKTVLGTYHHSIFYIQKYVDKPGRDIRSFVVGDRCIAAIYRSSSHWITNTARGASAENCPVTDELADISLRAARAVGGGVVAVDLFETDEGVLANEVNYTMEFKNSVSVTGVDIPKHIVDYTLGVAEESRRGG; this is encoded by the coding sequence ATAAGGGTTGGGTTTCTCCACTCGCTGATCCGGCCCGACGAGAAGATGCTCCTCGCGGAGCTGGGGCAGCGGAGCAACGTCGAGACGGTGATGATGGATGTGCGCAAGCTGCACTTCCGCCTCGGCGAGGACGCGTTCCCCGTCGACGTCGTCCTCGAGCGGTGTATCAACCACTCGCGCGCGGTCCACACGATGCGGCTTCTCGAGAGCACCGGTGTTACTTGCGTCAACACCTCGAAGGTAGGATTCACTTGCGGGGACAAGCTGCTGACCTCGGTGGCTCTCCAGGAGCATCGGGTGCCCCAGCCCGAAGTGCGAGTCGCCTTCACCGAGGAGACCGCGATCGAGGCGATCGAGCGATGCGGCTATCCGGTGGTCCTCAAGCCCGCCGTCGGATCCTGGGGACGGATGCTCTCCAAGGTCAACGACCGCGACGCGGCCGAGTCGCTCCTGGAGCACAAGACCGTCCTCGGCACTTACCATCATTCGATCTTCTATATCCAGAAATACGTGGACAAGCCCGGACGAGACATCCGGAGCTTCGTGGTGGGAGATCGCTGCATCGCGGCCATCTATCGGAGCTCGAGCCACTGGATCACCAACACCGCAAGAGGCGCGAGTGCCGAGAACTGTCCCGTCACCGACGAGCTAGCCGACATCTCGTTGCGCGCCGCACGGGCGGTTGGCGGCGGAGTCGTGGCGGTGGATCTCTTCGAGACGGACGAAGGTGTTCTCGCGAACGAGGTGAACTACACGATGGAGTTCAAGAACAGCGTCTCGGTGACCGGAGTCGACATCCCGAAACACATCGTTGATTACACGCTCGGGGTGGCCGAAGAGTCTCGGCGTGGCGGCTAA
- the lysW gene encoding lysine biosynthesis protein LysW: MSVDCPVCEAPVALGEDLVAGEIVECRDCGTELEVTSLDPLELAEAPTTEEDWGQ; the protein is encoded by the coding sequence ATGTCTGTCGATTGCCCCGTCTGCGAGGCCCCAGTCGCATTGGGCGAAGATCTGGTTGCGGGGGAGATTGTCGAGTGCAGGGACTGCGGGACCGAGCTCGAGGTGACGTCGCTCGATCCGCTCGAGCTCGCGGAAGCCCCCACGACCGAGGAAGACTGGGGTCAGTAA